The Nocardioides zeae genome includes the window CGGCCAGGTCGTCGGCGGCGGCCGGCGTGCGGTGCCACGGGGCCCGCCCCATCTCGACGACCTCGCGCGCCCGGAAGCCGAAGGCGAGCCGCTGCTGCTGCGGCAGCACGGCCCGGGCCCGGGCGAGCTCGCGCGGCCGGACGGAGCCGACGGGCCGCCCGTCGACCTCGACCGACCCGGATGACGGCTCGAGGTCCCCGGTGAGGACGCCGAGCAGGGTGGACTTGCCGGCGCCGTTGGGGCCGACGAGCACGAGCACCTCGCCCGGACGCACGTCGAGGTCGACCCCGTCGAGGATGGCGCGACCCTCGATGGTGACGCCGACGGCCCGGGCGACGAGCGCGGGCGCGACGTGGCGGGGGCTCATGCCCACCCTCCCGCCGTGCGCCGCGCGCGCCGCAGCAGCCAGAAGAAGAACGGGCCGCCGACGAGCGACGTGAGCATGCCGATCGGCAGGTCGGCGTTGCTGATGGCCGTCCGCGCCCACAGGTCGGCGAGCACGAGCAGGACGGCACCACCGAGCGCGCTCGCCGGCACGAGCAGCCGGTGACCCGGGCCGGCGACGAGCCGCACCAGGTGGGGCACGACGAGGCCGACGAAGGCGATGACGCCGCAGAAGGCGACACCGGCGGCGGTCAGCAGCGCCACCAGGACGATGCAGACGAGGCGGAGGCGCTCGACGTCCACGCCCACGTGCCGCGCGGCACGGTCGCCGAGGGCGAGGAGGTCGAGCTGGCGCGCGAGCACGAGCGCGGCGACGATCCCGACCGCGACGAGCGGGAGCACGACCTGCACCTCGGGCCAGCGGCTGCCGTTGAAGCTGCCGAGGGTCCAGAAGACGATCTCCTCGCGGGAGGAGGTGGTGGCGAGGAAGAGCAGGAACGACAGTCCGGCGCTGGCCACCGCGTTGACCGCGATGCCGGTGAGCACCAGCGTGACCACCTCGGTGCGCCCGTTGTCGCGGGACATGACGTAGACGAGCATCGTCGTCAGGAGTCCCCCGACGAAGGCGCAGACCGCGATCGTCCACGAGCCGGCGAAGTCCAGCGAGAAGACGATGACGGCCGCCGCGGCGACGGCCGCGCCCGAGGAGACACCGACGACCCCCGGCTCCGCGAGCGGGTTGCCGAAGACGCCCTGCATGAGCGCGCCCGCCGTCGCCAGCGCCGCCCCGACGAGGAGCGTCATGGTGGCGCGGGGGAACCGGACGTTCCACAGGCTGTCCTCCGCCCGTGGGTGCGACGGCAGCGGCCCGACGTCGAGCCCGACGCGGTGGAGGACCGAGCCGAGCACCTCGCTCGGCGGGATGGGGAACTGACCGGTCGCCGCCGAGGCCACGAACGCCACGACCAGGGCGAGCGCGAGCAGGAGCAGCAGGCCGGGCCCGACCGCCCACGCCGCGAACCGGCGCCGCGGCGCCACCGGTGCGGGGCGTGCCCCCGCGGCCAGGCTCACGAGACTGCCCCGGGCGCGTAGACGGCGACCGCGAGCGCGTTGAGCACCCCGGCGGTGAGCGGTCCGTAGCCGAGGATCTGCGCGTCCGCCATGTCGACGAACCGGCGGTGCTCCCCCGCCGGTGTGGCCGCCAGGGCGGGCAGCCGCTCGAGCAGCCCGTCCACGCCGCCGGCGGAGGCCAGGCCGTCGGTCATCATCAGCACCAGCTCCGGCTGGGCAGCGATGAGGCCCTCGTCCGTCACCGGACGCATCCCGGACCACCCGATCTCGCCGGCGACGTCGTAGCCGCCGATCGCCCGCACCAGCGCGTCGGCGCCCGAGCCCTCGCCGAACATGTAGTAGATCCCGGAGG containing:
- a CDS encoding FecCD family ABC transporter permease, with amino-acid sequence MSLAAGARPAPVAPRRRFAAWAVGPGLLLLLALALVVAFVASAATGQFPIPPSEVLGSVLHRVGLDVGPLPSHPRAEDSLWNVRFPRATMTLLVGAALATAGALMQGVFGNPLAEPGVVGVSSGAAVAAAAVIVFSLDFAGSWTIAVCAFVGGLLTTMLVYVMSRDNGRTEVVTLVLTGIAVNAVASAGLSFLLFLATTSSREEIVFWTLGSFNGSRWPEVQVVLPLVAVGIVAALVLARQLDLLALGDRAARHVGVDVERLRLVCIVLVALLTAAGVAFCGVIAFVGLVVPHLVRLVAGPGHRLLVPASALGGAVLLVLADLWARTAISNADLPIGMLTSLVGGPFFFWLLRRARRTAGGWA